A window of Candidatus Hydrogenedentota bacterium contains these coding sequences:
- a CDS encoding tetratricopeptide repeat protein: MTVTNSSDNGFPIKAVAMKEDVSTAMDDEIREEINIVLHSLARREKSWHRVALIFGTVVFLVMLVFVHRWWVQDSHSHDWPLAIIAILFVAFLPAMGFGAMVFWVGCIPATIGACSSYVARFESTEERMIADQVLLSIAGRDRGIQSLGLFRRRLGVITRVFKCGACGAHVTPEHMGQIISCGHCDARLFVPVRPHCPWCSGENTCIVSPQEQVAPIRDHQATAAGSLIYGPVGIVAGLVLDAIYRPFKLVFRGAHVALKGHVFQCGDCFTKWAIKLHAPDSVAPLPEEQQDIKVEATLLRLTKLYIEMGRVDKARSLLKKGLARFPDSKDLRALDMTVKEDETV; the protein is encoded by the coding sequence GTGACAGTTACGAACTCCTCCGACAATGGCTTTCCGATCAAGGCGGTCGCGATGAAGGAGGATGTGTCGACTGCAATGGATGACGAGATACGCGAGGAAATCAATATCGTTCTACATTCGCTAGCGCGGCGCGAGAAGAGTTGGCACAGGGTAGCACTAATCTTCGGAACTGTGGTATTTCTGGTCATGCTGGTTTTCGTGCACCGCTGGTGGGTACAAGATTCCCATTCGCACGATTGGCCTTTAGCAATCATCGCCATCCTCTTCGTAGCTTTCTTGCCGGCAATGGGTTTCGGTGCAATGGTTTTCTGGGTTGGTTGCATCCCTGCAACTATCGGGGCGTGCTCATCATACGTCGCCCGTTTTGAGTCAACTGAGGAACGGATGATTGCAGATCAAGTCTTGCTCAGCATCGCAGGACGTGATAGGGGAATCCAGTCGCTCGGCCTGTTTCGCCGTAGACTCGGGGTTATAACCAGAGTATTCAAATGTGGCGCTTGTGGTGCCCATGTAACGCCTGAGCATATGGGCCAGATCATCTCATGTGGGCATTGTGACGCACGTTTGTTCGTTCCGGTGCGCCCGCATTGCCCGTGGTGCAGCGGCGAAAACACTTGCATCGTGAGTCCGCAGGAACAGGTGGCGCCAATTAGAGATCATCAAGCTACCGCAGCCGGCAGCCTGATTTATGGTCCGGTGGGTATCGTAGCCGGTCTTGTCCTTGACGCGATCTACCGGCCATTCAAGCTCGTATTTCGCGGCGCGCATGTTGCACTAAAGGGGCATGTATTCCAGTGCGGCGACTGTTTCACGAAGTGGGCTATCAAATTGCATGCGCCGGACTCAGTAGCGCCTCTTCCCGAGGAACAGCAAGACATCAAGGTCGAGGCAACATTGCTTCGCCTGACAAAGCTCTATATCGAAATGGGCCGCGTTGACAAGGCGCGTTCCTTGCTCAAGAAAGGCTTGGCGCGGTTCCCTGATTCCAAAGATCTGCGCGCCTTGGATATGACGGTCAAAGAGGATGAGACTGTCTGA